One stretch of Armigeres subalbatus isolate Guangzhou_Male chromosome 2, GZ_Asu_2, whole genome shotgun sequence DNA includes these proteins:
- the LOC134214309 gene encoding large ribosomal subunit protein eL28, producing the protein MADSSSHLNWLIIRDHNAFLLKRRNIKKPFSTEANNLTNLSSFRYSGLVHKKSLGVVPADKGIQVVYKRPKFQSKPAKATVKVTLKHRPRRTLKKLKNIVNDNRYRRDLRQAALRRASAILRSQRPASTKKGKATTGTASAAAAAPKKAE; encoded by the exons ATGGCCGATTCATCGTCTCATCTGAACTGGTTGATCATCCGTGATCATAACGCTTTCCTGCTAAAACGCCGGAACATCAAGAAGCCATTCAGCACG GAGGCCAACAACTTGACCAACCTGAGCTCGTTCCGTTACAGCGGACTGGTCCACAAGAAGTCCCTGGGAGTCGTTCCAGCTGATAAGGGTATTCAGGTCGTCTACAAGCGGCCGAAGTTTCAG TCTAAACCAGCCAAGGCCACCGTTAAGGTAACGCTGAAGCATCGCCCGCGCCGGACCCTGAAGAAGCTGAAGAATATCGTCAACGATAACCGTTACCGCCGTGATCTTCGCCAAGCTGCTCTCCGACGGGCCAGCGCTATTCTGCGATCACAGCGACCTGCGTCGACGAAGAAAGGCAAGGCTACCACTGGTACTGCCAGCGCTGCTGCGGCCGCTCCGAAGAAAGCGGAGTAA